The following are encoded together in the Pseudostreptobacillus hongkongensis genome:
- the rplL gene encoding 50S ribosomal protein L7/L12, translated as MAFNKEQFIEDLKAMTVLELKEVVEAIEETFGVSAQPVAVAGGAVAAEAAEEKSAFDVVLTGAGANKIAVIKEVRAITGLGLKEAKELVDNGGKVKEGASKEEAEDIKGKLEAAGASVELK; from the coding sequence CAATTTATTGAAGATTTAAAAGCAATGACAGTATTAGAATTAAAAGAAGTAGTAGAAGCTATAGAAGAAACTTTTGGAGTATCAGCACAACCAGTTGCAGTAGCAGGTGGAGCAGTAGCTGCTGAAGCTGCTGAAGAAAAATCTGCTTTCGATGTAGTATTAACAGGAGCAGGAGCTAACAAAATAGCAGTTATTAAAGAAGTAAGAGCAATCACTGGACTTGGATTAAAAGAAGCTAAAGAATTAGTTGATAACGGTGGAAAAGTTAAAGAAGGAGCTTCAAAAGAAGAAGCAGAAGATATTAAAGGTAAATTAGAAGCAGCAGGAGCTTCAGTTGAATTAAAATAA